The genomic segment aaatagtaattcttacttataacatagtaaatttgattaatgaccAAAACTTACTAATTTATGGCACAAATGTACtattttgcttaaaaaacttataCCAAACCAATactaggaagtttatttgaaataacaataaaatattttattaatgattaaaacttagtaccttagttagtaaATACTCGTAATATACTTGTATAATACATGATTATATGtataatctaaaattttttgtatttatatattttaaaatactatgaaaaatattttgacctttcacataaccttataaaataataaaattttgtcgtattataatttttgaaaagtttaaaaGTTTGGATAATAATAACAACACATCTTCCTAGTTATATATGGAATATCACTTATCTATGTAATTTCTATAATTTAAAACCTATTaatataataagatgataaagttttaatatatttattgTCTGGAACACAAGAAATAATAAGAATTAAACTTGTATTAATATAGACCTAACAAAATGAGAGAAATAGTGTAACAATTAATACAACaataaaaataacataattagtataatctgaaattttttttctctggAGATTGTTCACGAATATAAGATCCAACCACTAAACAAAAATCACATGCATATATaatctattgtataatttaaattaaatttagttcAAGTACAAAATGATCCTAAAATAATTAGCACACTATAATACCATATTATTGtaacaacaaaatttttttttgccaaaagtcTTCAATATCCATGATATATGTATGAgagatattttaccatatttttatctcttttttccCATATTTGTATCTCATGTCTAATCAATGATGttaatttgaggaaaaatatttttttataataaaatcattttgaatttaattaacaaattgagatttttttaaaataaaagtgaaatattttgggaacttattttttattttcccaaaattaaaatattgctATTTTTTACCAATTGCTGCCATTAACATTTCATTTTCTagactaatttttatcaatgtAAAATTAGTTTAGTTAACAATAATTGAAGTTTTGTTGGTCCGAAGATTGGCATGCTATTGTTGTTATTTTACATGTAAATATATAAcctaagtaataaaataaataatagctacttaagaaaaggaaataggAGCTCAATTGATTGCATTCAAACTATGAATTTTGTTAGTGTACAATTgctaaattatatttttatttataagaAATCAATATGCATCATATATTGACCAGGACTAAATTACTGATTACTTAACAAATCATATCTAAACACATGATGTGATATATATTGCATTTGGTCACCTTTATACTCAtaccattttcctttctttctattTATATTTTAATAGTGCAAAATtctcttgattattttagtgAAAATGCATAAAATCTTTTACAAAATTATTTCAATTTATTTACAAAATATTAGTACTTTTAGGAGAAGCAATGCATTGTAGGAATGGTTTACTAATTTTTTAGTAAACATAACTACTACAttaaatagttaaaaaaaaaacttgattttATTATGCTTTAATTAGGAGTGCTTTTGAAGAGAAGAATTAAGGGATTAATTTTTTTGATTCAAGAATTTTTAGAGATTGTaattatcaaaagaaaaaagaatttttagagaTTGTAACTctcttattatttgatttaataaatttcatatttgtgGAAGTTTTCATGTCTTTTATTTTCGGCAACGAAATTTGTGCTTACAGTTAGATacaaatatggtaaaatatcccttatatgtatgtcatggatatttgagactttcaataaaaaaaaattttgttgttaaaataacaTTGTATCATAGTGCGCTAATTATTTTTGGACCATTTTATACGtgaacaaaatttaatttaaattatacaatagattATATGTGCAAGTGATTTTCATTTAATTGTTGGATCTTATTTTGATGAACAATCTCCCAAGGAAAAAAGTCCAGATCATactgattttcttatattaacTGTTATactaattttatgatttttattgttatactatttctcattttgtttggGCTTTAAGTCTTATTAATTCTTGTGTCCcagatgtaaatttattaaaactttatcatcttattatattcataggtgttaaattataaaaattgtgttatataaacaagtgatattctatagataactaggaagatttgttgttattgttatccaaattttcaaactttttaaaaattgaaaatgattaaaaacttataatataaGGTTATCTGAAATGTGAAACTacttttcatagtattttaaaatatataactacaaaaaaatttaaattatacctataatcatttattatataggtatattatgagtacttactaactaaggtgctaagttttaatcattaataaaatatcttatcattatttcaaataaatttcctaatactagtttgagataattttttaaTGTAAAATTGTACATGTATTCCAAAAATCAGTAAGTTTTGATCATTAATCAAACTTACCAAGGTATTAGTAAGCATTactatttatatataaaaacttactgttatttgaattaaacttactctctaaaaagtaagtttgggatataaagtagtaatttatttatttaaaaagtaagtttaatcTTTATTCTAATTTaccttttgaggtataaaaattACTAATCTATTAaggttaacttactattttagatggaaaacttacttctatatttttaggtgttatcctatttaggtGGATGGATCCAACAAgtaatcaaatggtcgctaaaagtGCAACAACCTGTTACAGTAGGTAAAAATTGTTTCGTTACCATAACTATCGTTACTAAAGCACTGTCCGTCAAAATATTGCTCCAGAAATCATCTAAGAATGTACATTGATTCAGGAAAACAGAGTTGCTGAATGTAAGAGAGGCAATATCcaaagaatcttgaataaatagCTCAATAGAAGCAAATAATACAAAAAGTCTCCTGTCATTTGAACTTCAAAAAAGCTTATCAAGTGGTCAGAGAGGTCAAGACATCTCAATCCTGTGGAACAAACTCATCAAAGTTACATCATCAAACAAGAAAAGATAACAATATGGCAAATCCTTACCCTGGCATAACTATGAATCTTCAAGTGTAATCGTATAAGGCAAAGTCCTTTACATTCACCGTCACTTCCAAGTGGTTAAGAACCATCCTTTCTTCTGCCTGACCGGCAAAACACTAGCTTGTCCCGCTGAGAATAGTTTCTTTAGTGAAATTAAGCTAGGAGTGAAAGTGTCACCATACACAAAATTGGTCACTCCATTACAATCACGATAAATTTCAAGAAGTTCGCGATTAAGTTCGTGATGTTCAGCATACTTCTCTTCTTCTAGGTTATAGGAGATCAAACCTATCGTCCAAGAGAAAATAAACACCTCTCCATCTCCCCATTCATTGGCTGGAATGGGTAAAACCATAAAAACTTCATTATGTACTTTGTTTCGTGGAATTAGACTTACACTGATTGAGTACTCACTCGCCCACGACTCCACAACCCCATACTTCTTCATTGCCCATACGTTCAACTTCTCATCATGATGAGTAAAGGACAATATGGAGAGACAATTTCTCAGTATCAACAACCTGCTAGTGCTGCAGCTATACTTATAATACACTCTGATTTTGACGATAATGTATTGTGGAATAGCAATCGACCTAAACTTTTCTTCGTCTAGATCGAATGCAATCAAAACATTGTAGGTTGCCATATCAGGCCAATAGCAACTCCGTTTAAGCATCCAATGAATTGCTCCCTGAAACTCAGGCCCCTGACATCGTAGTTGGTGATTGCAATTATCCTTTAAGATTCTCCATTTACAATCAACTCCAACGGTAAATACCTCAGTACATAATTGAACATTATCTCCATTTCCATAATATTTATCCACGATTCTAATGACCTTGTATTGATTCTTGGATGGATTTAATCCAAAACTAAACCACTCGTTGAAAAAATTGTCTTGTATTCTAGGAAGTGTAACATATTCTCCAAGAACAGGATTGCAAACGTGAATCATGTTCCGTTTCAGAAAATGACCTTTGTTGTAATTTTCTGACAGACAGACTAAACCGTTGCTAGATCCGAGTAATCTaatcacccctttagtttttgGCATGTTTTTATTAACAGGCAACGCAGTTAGTTTGTGCTGATCTCCAAACTCAAACAGATAAAAAGAATTTGTAGTTTTGTCACGCGTCCAATTTAAATTGACTGAATTGAATATGATGCCAACAGGTTGCTTGATCTTACTATACTCATTGTGAAAGCAAGAGTCCTTAAGGAGTGCGGAAAAGGCCTTGCAAACGCAGTGACAAATAAGTATGGACTTTACTGGAAGTCTAATAAATATTTCTACCAAAATACAGGTGGGAAACTCAAGAATAGTAAATCTTGCCTCTTGAGTAGATGATGAAACCTTTGTTTCTTGGTTGCTTCCATCCACTTCATCTTCTTTTCCAGTACTGAGGCAGCAAGGTAAAAAGTGTTTGGCTGTCAGACTATTGAACCACCCCATATTGAATTGTGAAAGAATTCCCCCTGGAGAGGGCCAAAGAAAATTATTTAAACAGGCGAAGCCTATATGGCAGGAATGCAGTGATCTATTACTAGAAAATAGCGtacaagacaaaaaaaaagtcaaaaaagatGTCTCGTAGCCTACGGAGTGCAGAAgattatatgtaatataattccTTCTTAACAGCGTACAAGAAAAAGACTCTCAAATGTCAAtcatatattcttttgtataatTGGTTTAAATCCCCAAAAAATCAGGACAAGAATGTGCATAAGAAAGTTTTTCGCAGTGAATAACTCCTCTATCAAGGAGTTATGATATGGTGATTGTTTCATCATCTCCCTGAAAAACTCTTTAATTGATATTGCCGAGAGATGTAGATAACAAGTCCTTCTCAAATACAATTGCTTAAAAATGGGGATAATGTATACGATATGATAATGGCTTTAATCATGAGGCGGTTTCTTTcactttcctttattttcctcTGGTTGGCGTGCCTATTAGGGTAAAACAAAGCCTCTAAGATCAAGAAACACATATAAGATAAACACTTTGAACATTTGTCATCACAAGAAAGAACAGTCAATTGGAAATAAAGATTCTTCTGACAAGTGTTGGAgcagccaaaacaaaaaaacaaaaaacaaatggaagagagaagaaaaagagctcgtaaaaacaaaatttgaaactgTAGCAAAAGCTTGTAATCTGACTATGATAAATGGTGAAACTTCATAAATTTGAGATGTTAGTTTCAAGCCTTACAAATGTGAAATTATTTCTCGTTGAGCTATTATTCATCTGTATTGGTTCGACCTTTGTGGATTAATCGTAATCATAtctagaaaacaaaaaataaaagatcatGAAGGCAAATATAtaataaagggataatttcagaaatctcccttgagattttttacaatttcattACCTCCCTTGagcttttaaaaattatacataccTCCCTTATCATTTAAATGGACAATACtatccttaaatattttaatgaaattcccttGTTTAGTATGTTTTTACTTAGAATggcttttaaaattattttttcattctttttgcttcttattcctttttctttaactttttgccaataaaactgTAGAACTATCACTAATATCTCTTCTAGTTCCTATTGTAACCAAATGTCAAACTAGTGAATTTTTTTATGAGTTAACTTATATGtaatccattttttttgtgagttaacttatatgtaatccaatgtgTTTGttgatctttgttttctatttttttggtattaaaattaacaataagtCAAAAAGAAATGTCCCAAAACTACTACTTCATTATGATAATTCATAAACTCTATAtgaattattttaatattttcttttctatcttataaatctatctaaatccataataaaatgCCATCAAAAGTATCCAATtatagtgataaaattattattacaataTCAAACAGTAGATATGAACATGAAAATTTTGGcacatttttcttataattatactagataatcttataattgtacAGACAAATAAACTAAAACTCATTACAGGGCATTTTTGgcattcatttaaaaatttgaccaagtgaaTATTATTTAAAAGGTTTTCTTACTAAAACTCTCAAATCAAGGGAGGTGGGTGTAATTTTATAAACCTTAGGAGAGTTTGGTAGAATTGTCAGAAACCTTGGGGGAGgtatatgaaattatccctataatAAATCTAGAATAAATCtctgaataaaaaaaaaaaaagaaaaagaaagccaTTATGCATTGAACCTAGAATAAGTAACCGAAAATCTCTTCATTCAACTTGAAATGAGCTCATCGCTTGTCAATGATTAGAGAGCCAAGACATCTCATCTCAATCCTATGGAACAAGTTGATCAAAGATATATCATCAAAAGAAGAACAGATAGAAACAAGCAATTGTTGCCCTAGCCTATGAACATTCGAGTATGACCTTACAAGCAAATCCCTTTCTAtgtaccatcaattcaagtggCTGAGAACCATTCTCTATTCTGCTTAACTGGCAAAACATTGGCTTGTCCTCCAGGAAACAGGCTTTTTAGTGAAATTAAGCTAGGAATGTAAGTGTCGCATTGCAAAGCATACATATTCTTCGTGCCATCACAATTAACTTCAGTATACTTTTTCCCTTCCAGATTATAGGAAATCAAACCTGTCTTCCAAGATAAAATAAAGATCTCCCCATCTCCCCATACATTGGCTGGGGTAggtaaaatgataaaattaaaattatccTCATAGAGTCCTGAAAGTAGACTGTCTCTAATTGAATAACTTTTGGACCAGGACTCGGCAACCCCATAGTTTCTCATAGTCCATATGTTGAACTCATCGGGCTTAGTAAAACAGAATATAGAGAGACAATTTCTCATGACCAACAACCTACAAATGCTACTGCGCCCATCATCACAAGCTGTTATTTTGCTAATCATGTCTTTTGGAGTAGAAAATGACCGAAACTTTTCCTTATCTAGATCGAATGCAATGATAAACTCATAGGTTCTTCTACCTAACGTGTATGGGTCAAGCAACCAATGAATTGCTCCCTGAAACACAGGCCCGGACCTGTGATATTCCAAATGTTATTCACATTTTGCATGCTTTAAGGGTCTCCATTTAACATCAACTCCAATTGTAAAAACCTGAGTAGGATGCGCGATTCTGATAACCTTGTACTGATTCGTGGAAggatttaatccaaaaccaaaGCATTCGGAAAAGGAAATCTCCTCTTGTGCTGGGAAGAGTAACATATTCACCATGAATAGGATTGCATACGTGAATTGTTTCCGGGGGCGGAAAACCACGTATGTAATAATAAACTGCTACACAAATTAGACCATTGCAAGATGCCACAAACCTAACCACCCCTTTAGGTTCTGGCATGTTTTTCTTGACCTGTAACCGGGTTAATTTTTTCGGATCTCCAACCTCAAGGAGATACAGAGGACCTTTCGTTTTGCCACTTACGAATTTCGCCGCAAAAGGTTGCTTGACCCTATATGCATTGTGAAAATATGGGCCACTAAGGAGTGCGGAAAAAGTCTTGCAAACACAGCGGCAATTAAGTATGGACTTTATTGGGAGCCTGGCGAAtatttcaaccaaaatacagGTGGGAAAGTCAAGAATAGTAAATCTTGCATCTTGCATGGAAGACGAAACTTGTGTTTCTTGATTTATTCTATCGCTTTGATCTCCTTTCTTTATACTGATGCAGCAAGTTAAAAACTGTTCGGCTTTCATATTGAAGAATTCTTACAGGAGGTCAGAGAGAAATAGTGAAACAGGAAAAGCCTAATGAGCTAGATCGAAAGCTGGGAAAAAGTAAAACCTTAAAGGATGTATAAAACCCTTGCACCTCTCACCCAAAGAAAACCCATTGCACCTACAGTGCAGTTAATTGAATCGGAAGATGTGTGTCGATTgacaaaaaagaaatataacgtaaaaataaaagactaaacaATATAATTTGCAATAGAGTTCAATATCGATGTCTATTTCCCGTAATTTAGCGGAGTTTGTTGTTATACATAATTTTATCTCCTCTCCTTTCGATATATTCCTTTGATAAAAGAAATTCTAAAAAAGTGACCATATATTTCTTTCTCATAATTGGCTATAGTACTTTGACTAATTATTCAAGTAttatgaaaatggaaaaacctATATGAAGTCTACATAAACaaatcaaaagatgaaccacCTCTTTAATTGTAAAGATTTCTATATTTGTGTCTATCGTTTAATACTTTTTACAGATGGATTCTGTAAAAATTAGGAAGATAGTGGACATGTCAAATTCTATATTTCTTTAGTTTAATTGGTTTGTTGCCCTTAAAAATGGGATACAACGAATGCgtagaaaagtttttcataatGAGTAATGGGAGAAGGAGATATTTATTGATTCTTTAATCAACTCCGTATAAAACGCttaattgatttttttcaaGACACACAGGTAACATAGCTCCATGTCAATTATAGATACTGAAATATTAGGATATGATGATAGCTTTGTCCCAACTCCCAAtatgatcatcatcatcatcaattaAGATTTTTTCTGGCCAGTACTGACCAAGCATTTCTCAATATCCATAAAAATATAAGCAACTTGTCATGTAATATTTATATCTATATTTATTGTCTCTTGCATTTTGAAACCTTCCTCGATTTAActccaaattttttaaatattaacaCTTAAGATTTTTCTTATTGAGTACCCACTCGACACTCATTAtctttccatctttctttctttctttctttttctttttttttttttttgtttgggctGGGGTGGCCATATGGGGAAAATAAAGCCTTGAAGGAAGCGATAGATGGAAAGAACATAGAAAAGCCTACAGGTTTGCCAATAGGCCTTTAACACTAGGAAAATTTGTCAATGAATATCCAAAAGACTATTTAATGCAAAAACAAACCAAGGGAGAACATTAATGGCTGCTTCAAGATGTTACTTTTTCTGATTATACAATGCTACTTGCTCTTGCAATTGCACTGGTAAACAAACTCTACTGTGAAATTCTTGCGATATTCTATGTAATACATaacacataaaacacaaaaacaaaaaaacagaaaagaaaacatAAAACCTCTTACATGCTAGCTGCATTCTCCACCTTAACAAAGGCAAAAAAGGAGAATATGATTACAAGTAAATGTTCTACGATTACTATGCAGCCCTCTATGTGTATCTTTATTCCTTTTCCAATGCACTATATCTTTTGAAATCCAGTTGACAAGCTGTTCCTGTTGTCTTCTCAATTGTCATCGCTCTCTTTGGGAAGTCCCCAGACAAGGAAGACAGCTTCCACCATCCTTTACTGCTTTGCAGCACATGGCAAGCAGCATAACCAGTTCAACAAGATCATCTATATATATCTCTATCTTGGGATATTATTTGAAGAAACTAGAAGCTAGAAATGGACTTTTCTTGTCCCATTCAACTGCtatatttgataaatatttgaTTGCTGGCCATGCATAGCAACTTGTTGCCTTGTAATGTTTTTGCTAGCTAAGCAACTTTCTCAATCTTTTTAAAGGCAGTGAAGTGATCATCCGAATACCTTGATAATCTTATTCATTTGTTGTGTTGCTCTTCATATATATGTGCCAcaagattcttttttttttccggattTCATTAAATTGGTAAGGTGGGACAAACCAATAATAGTTAGACAAATTACAAattttttccttattggccTTTTGCTATTTGTCCTTTAGATTTATAGGTCACAAAGCACCATTTATGTTTAGATGCAGATTTTGATGAGATGCCACTCGGATATACATTGACAGAATTATCAACTCGAGATTATGCCCCACTACCTTTTCATTAGGGAAAGCTAAAAATCTTTCATTGACAGGGTAATGAACTTGCACAAAACAGTTTACAAGAAATGCAAAGTACATcggaaaaaaaattgttaaactTTGCTACACAAAGTTGGAGAAAGACCCACCATAATTAGTGCTTGTTCTCATTCGTTGTGGATTTTACAAAAACTAATTATTATAGAGAACAATTAGAATCAGTTTAGGTTACTGTTAAATGatacaaaacaaatcaaaacTTAAAAAGAAGTTGATTATCTAAAATTACAATCTATAATCAGGTCAAATAATTGAAAGAGAACGAATTGTTAGTCTAGCTATGGGGTTTCAGATGTATGTTCATACACGTAATTTGAGGGCCAATTTTATTGAGGTCTAGGCAAAATAAAATGCCACTTTTGTTTTTTAGTCCACTAGTAATTATTTGTTTGAATATTTAACATTTCACCATTCATGATTAGTCCCCATACTTATCGAGAAACCCATATTTTCCTCGAATCGAATTGATCCTTTcatggaagaaaatgaaaacgAAGAATGTACCTAACAAATTAACAAACTATTGTTCCATTACTTACTCTCTTGAAATGATTAATACAggccaaaaaataataataaaaagattTCCAAATAACACTAGATCTCTTTGACAAATCAATTGATTATCTTATTGTGATTTTCAGTTGAAgcactatcttttttttttttgtcaaagccTTTCGTAAGACTTTTGTGACTTTACAAACCTAAACCCCAAATAAACCTCAAAaaccggcaactcttgaggttCCTCAGGAGACTTATAAACCCACCCAAATCCCTAGTTGAAGCACTATCTGACAGCTTTGAATTTGATGACTTAGCAACCAACCTTCCAGAGCAGGTGAAATAACAATTACGCAGGCAATAACTAGAAACCCCCCATCACCATCCGTTTGAGGAGGCTAGGTGTAGTTAGTTAAAGAGAACATTGTATAATGGATCCTAGTAAGCACTCGTTAAGATAGGATTCAGATAATAATTTTTGTGAGAAGTGAAGTTGCACTAATTATTCAAATGTAATGGAGATAAAAATATGAGTGTAGATTGGTAAATATGAAGTTACCAAGTGTAAATTGGTAAGTATTTAAATGTAATGGAGGTAATAAATATGAGTGTGAGTATTGAAATGATAAATGAGTTTAACTAACGGGTGCTTACTTAAAAGTGTTAAATTTTCTATACCCGTTAGTTTAATTAACGGGTGCACCCGATCGATAAAATTCATTCATATGTTAAATTAAATGTAATTTAGGTATACACAAGTACTCATTACACACCCGTATAAAAATGCGTGATAATTTAAATATAATAGAGGTGTCTTACTATATATAAAGCCGGAGGGAAGGGTTGATGTAAATAAAATGTGTCATTTAATGTATTACCAAATATATCCTTATTCCTAAAGATAACTGCATCACTTAACTACCTACTCCTCTACAACCACTCCACATACTTATAATCATTGAATTAACTACCACTCCCCCAAAATAAACCATCGCTTTCCTAAGATATTAAAACATTTCTTTGGTACAGTTGAATTCTTTTAAACTAATACTTTTacataaaattaattttattagttTAATATCTTTTTATTAGTTGCACATATATTGGGTGTGCCTTCGAGCACTAGTACAAATAATACTGTCGAGTACCTAATAGAAAAACCAGAGCGTAAATGATTGTCTTCCATTTTCGCTTACTATGCAGTATATCATTGTCTTTAACACCCCCCCTCcacacccaaaaaaaaggagTTTGTGATTGTAGTTCCATTACATTACTTCACTATGCTGCAGTCCAATCAATATTCACCAGATTTAACACATATGCGCAATCCATGCAATTT from the Coffea arabica cultivar ET-39 chromosome 11e, Coffea Arabica ET-39 HiFi, whole genome shotgun sequence genome contains:
- the LOC140021392 gene encoding F-box protein At3g07870-like, with amino-acid sequence MGWFNSLTAKHFLPCCLSTGKEDEVDGSNQETKVSSSTQEARFTILEFPTCILVEIFIRLPVKSILICHCVCKAFSALLKDSCFHNEYSKIKQPVGIIFNSVNLNWTRDKTTNSFYLFEFGDQHKLTALPVNKNMPKTKGVIRLLGSSNGLVCLSENYNKGHFLKRNMIHVCNPVLGEYVTLPRIQDNFFNEWFSFGLNPSKNQYKVIRIVDKYYGNGDNVQLCTEVFTVGVDCKWRILKDNCNHQLRCQGPEFQGAIHWMLKRSCYWPDMATYNVLIAFDLDEEKFRSIAIPQYIIVKIRVYYKYSCSTSRLLILRNCLSILSFTHHDEKLNVWAMKKYGVVESWASEYSISVSLIPRNKVHNEVFMVLPIPANEWGDGEVFIFSWTIGLISYNLEEEKYAEHHELNRELLEIYRDCNGVTNFVYGDTFTPSLISLKKLFSAGQASVLPVRQKKGWFLTTWK